GCACCTACGAGCTTGTGGCCACCCGCGACCAGCTGGCCACGGACCTTGCGGCCTTCAACCAGGCGTTGCTCCAGGGCGCCCAGGCGATCCTCAAGAAGAGCGCCGGGCGCGCGCCGCGTTGCACGGTCGCCCTGACCGCCCGCGCGGATTTGCTGCCGGGCCTGGCCGGGGTGCTGCATGCGGCCGGTTTGGCACGCGTCATCCATCTGCCGCCCGGTGCCGCCGCGTGCGGCGCCGCCCGGCTCGGCGCCAGCCGCGAAGCGCCCGCGCAGATTGACGACGTGCCGGTCGAGACCGCGGTGCCCGCGCACCTGCTGCCGGAACCGTCCGCCGAGCGGCTGATCATCCGTCTGGTCAAAGCCCGGCGCACGGCGCTGGCCCGGCGGCCGACGCACGCGCTCTGCGAAGGGCTGGGCCATCCGCTCGACGGCCAGAAGGTTTTCACCATCGGCCCCGCCACGCTCTCGCCCGACCTCACGCTGCCGGAAGAGTTCGACGACCTCGGGCCCGGTGGGCAGGTGCTGCTTGAGCAGCGGGACGGCCTCTGGTGGCTGCCGCCTTCGCCGCTCACGCAGCTCGCCGAGCGCGCGCTCATCGAGCCCGGTGACCGCCTGTCCATTCACCACGGGACGCACGAAACCGAGGTGCTGTTCGCCTACTGCCCCGACGGTGGCGCCGCCCCGCATCGTCAGGTTTGAGCGAGGGCCGCCGCCATGCTGAAAGGCAAACGTCGCGAGACCGAGGTGTTCAGCATGTCCTTCATGGACTGCATCTGCTGCGGCTTTGGCGCGGTGTTGCTGCTGTTCATCCTCACCACGGGCCAGAAAGCCGACCACAGCGAGGAAACCGTCGAGGAACTCAAACAGCGGGTGGCCGAGATGGAGAAGGAGATCACCAAGGAGCAGGATGTGCTCGCGAAGATGGCGCGTCCCGCGGCCATGACCGCCGAGCAGCTTGCGGCCGTGAAGCAGGAGAATGAAAACCTCAAGCGCAAGGCAGACGAGCTGGACGCTGAACTCAAACAGCTGCTGCGCCAGCTGGCAGCCTTGAAGAATGAAGAGGCCAAGCTGCTGGCCGACCTCAAGGCCATGCCCGAGGAGGAGCAGCAGCCGGTGCCCATCCCCGAGGTTGACCGCCGCCAGTATCTCACCGGCGTGCAGATGGAGGGCAGCCACGTGCTGTTCATCGTGCGCGCCTCGGGCAGCATGCTCGGCGACACCATCGACGAGGCCGCGGCGCGGCTGGATGATCCCGATTTCAAGAAACGCGAGGCGCCCAAGTGGCAGCGCGTGATCAAGGCGCTCGAGTGGCTGGTGGCCAGTCTCGCGCCCGACACCAATTTCCAAATCCTGCTCTTCAACGACGAGACGATCCCGCTGGTGCCCGACCGGGGCGAGGGCTGGATCTCACGCGGCGACCGCCCCGGCGTCCAGCAGACCCTGACCAAGCTGCGCCAGGTCGTGCCCAAGGGCTCGGCCAACCTCGAGCGGGCCTTCAACCAGGTGCGCTACATGCCCACGCTGCCCGATGCCATCGTGCTCATCACCGACGGCCTCCCCACGGCGAGCGAGGGTTCCCCCGATGCCTCCAGCACCGACGATGACACCCGCATGCTCTTCCTCCGGCAGGCCGTGCGCCAGCTGCCCCCGCGCATCCCGGTGAGCACGATCCTCTTTCCCACGAGCGGTGATCCCGGTGCGCCCGCGCTTTATTGGGAGCTGGCCGGCTTCACCAAGGGCGCGCTCGTCAGTCCCTCCGCCGACTGGCCCGACACATGATCCGCCGCTCCAACGTTCCGATCTTCAGCCTGTCGTTCCTGGACTGCATCTGCTGCGGCTTCGGGGCGATCATCCTGATCTTCGTGCTGACGATGGGCTCGCAGACCAAGGTCGTGCAGGAGCTGCGCGAGCGTCTGCAGCGCATCATCCAGCAGCAGCTCATCACGCTCGCGGACCTGCGCCGCAGCCAGGAGGAGATCCTCATCACCCAGGCGCTCGCCGCGGATTCCACGCTCGCCGAGCAGGACAAGGAGACACTCAAGCAGCTGCTGGCGCGCCTCGACCAGCAGGTGGCCGAGCAGAAGGCGGCCCGCGACCGGCTGCTCGTGGACGTCGCCGAGATCAAGACCGACCTTGCCGCCCGCCAGAAACCGAAGGAGGTGGAGCTCAAGGCCGTCGAGCCTTCGCCCATCGGACTGCCGGCCTTCAGCACGCACGTGGCCTTCATCATCGACAGCTCGGGCTCCATGCGCGACCCCAACTCCGAGCGGATCTGGCCCATCGTGCTGCGCAAGTTTGACGAGGTGCTCGATGCCTTCCCCGAGGTGAAGGGCATCCAGTTCCTCGATGCCGACGGACGCTTCATCCTCGGCGGCCGGCAGGCCGAGCAGCGCTGGCTCCCCGACAACGACAACAACCGCAAGGCCATCAAGGAGGCGCTCTTCAATTACGATATCTTCAGCAACAGCAATCCCGTGCCCGGCATCGTGCGCGCCCTGCGCACGCTGCTCGACGAGAACGACAAGGAAATGCGCATGACCATCTTCATCCTGGGCGACGAGTTCACCGGCACCGCGGACGCCGTGATCCGGCGTCTGGACGAACTGAACCCCAAGAATGAGGAGGGCAAACGCCGGGTGATCATCAATGCGATCGGGTTTCCCACGGCGGTCAAAATGGGTTTCTCCATGGGCAACACCGGTGTGAAATACGCCAACCTGATGCGCGAGGTCTGCTTCCAGCACGGCGGCGCCTTCATCGCCCTGCGAGAGATCGAGGAACGCGACGACCGCGAAGCCGAGCGGGAACGCGGGCGCTGAGGCGGGCTCAGTATTCCGGCCAAAACTACGGCGTCTCCCAGTCTGGGCGCAACACAGCCGGACTCAGCCTGACTCAGGCAGACGAGACGATTTCAGGGCGCAACCATGGGAACCAAACGGTGGAGCGCGTTGCTCCCCAACGCGCTGAGGATGTCCGCTGCGCTGCCAGCGCCCTGAGGAGCAGGTCGCTCCGCCTCCCCTGCAAGATCCTCGCTCAGATGCCGAGGATCCAGCGCAGCAGTTGCACGATGTTGAGGCTGCTCTGCTGCTGTTGCTGCTGCGAGGGCTGGCCGGGTTGGCCGGGCTGCCCCGGTTGTCCCGGCTGACCGGACTGGCTGGAACTGGAGCTGGAGGAGCTGGAACTGGAGGAACTTTGCTGCTGCCGGGATTGCTGTTGCTGCTGGGAGGGACGTCCCGGCTGGCCCTGCTGAGACGACGGCTGGCCGGGCATGGCGACCTGGAGGCCCTGCTGTTGTTGCTGTTGCTGGGATGAAGATTGTTGCTGGCTGCTCTGCTGACCCTGCTGGCCGCTTTGTTGGCCGCTCTGCTGGCTGCGACTGTTGCTGCTGCTGCGCTGCCCCTGGCCCTGCGAGCTGCCGTCGGCCACGCTCTGGCCTTCGTTGGAATACTGGCCGGGTTGAGAATCCTGGCCGTTCTCCGCGCCGTCGCCGTCCATGTCGCTGTCCTGACCGTTGGGCACGCCGTCGCCGTCCATGTCCCCATCCTTGGAATCGCTCACACCGTCGCCGTCGAGGTCGCCGTCAGCCGTGTTGGGAATGCCGTCGCCATCCATGTCACCGTCGTTGTGATTCTCGATGCCGTCACCGTCCATGTCGCCGTCTTGCTCGTTGGGCACGCCGTCGCCGTCCATGTCGCCGTCCTGGCGGTTCGGGATTCCGTCGCCGTCCATGTCGGGATCCTCGTGGTCGGCGATGCCGTCGCCGTCCATGTCGCCATCGCCGCCGGTGGGCTTGCCGTCGAGATCGTGGTCTTCCTTGCCGCCGCCGCCTTTCTGGCCGCCGCCTTCGCCGCGCCGGCCCATTTCGCCGCTGAAGGTGAACTTCACGACATCGATCTCGCTGGTATCGAGGGTGGGCCGGGTGCGGATGGCCGCATCGCGCACGGCCTCGAGTTCCCAGCGCGCCTTGCGGGCGGAATCCTCGTCGGCGAGCGGGCCGAAGAGGTAGGTCAGGTTCTCGTGCTTGTAGCGCACATACCAGCCCTCGTCGCTGGGGCCGAGGCCGGTGATGTTGATGCCGGCATATTTCTCGTTGAACTCGGTCTCCGCCAGCTGCCAGAGCTCGGCGATGCCCTCGACGGGCAAGATGACGGTTTTGGCCGGGGCGCCGGTGGCGAGCAGACCGAGCAGGAGACAGGGCAGGAGGCGTTTCATGGGCGACATCAGAGGCCCTTGGGGATGACCTTGCCCTTCTCAACGCCTTGGTTGCGGTTGTTACCCTGCTGGCCGGGTGGAACGGGTTTCTCGTATTGTTGGGCCTTGCTTGGCTCGTTGCCGACCATGTCAGGAGTTTGCGGGACGGTCTGGATCTGCAGCGTGGCGTCGCCGATCTTCATGTCGCGGGCGCTGCCCTGCTGGGGACCGCCGGCCGGTTGAGGCTGCCCTTGCAGGCTTTGGGCCTGGGCGCCCACGGCCTCGCCTTGCGATCCACCCTGGGCGACTTGTTGGGCAGAGGCGCCGCCTTGCTGCTCGGCCTGTTGCGGTTGCTGCTGCCCGCCGCCGCCCTGTTGCTGCTGGGCGGATGGATCGGGTGCAGAGGCGCTTTGCGGGCCAGATTTGGGCGAGACGCGATCCTGCTGCTCGGCTTCCTGCTCGCCCATCTCGATCTCGGAGATCATGCCGTAGAGCGGTCGTTTCTCGGGTTCATATTTCGAGCCGTCGAGCAACTCGGGATCAGGCAGCACCCCTTTGGCCTTCACGGCGCCCTTGGCCGCCGGGTTTTGTTTCGCGCGGGGAGTGGCAGCGCCCGGGGCGACCGGTGGAGTGGAAGACTGGGCGACGGCCTCGCCAGCGATCAGGGCGGCGAGGAGGAAGGGCAGGGGGGTAAGCTTCATGGCGCGGGGTCAGCGGTTGGCGCGGAGGGTGCAGGCCACGCTGACCACCGGCGGGGTCGAGCCGTTCCGCACCTGCAGCACGAGCAGGACATCCTGGTAGCCCTTGCGGCGGCTCACGATCTCGTAGTTGCCGGGCAGCATCTTGACGGTCTGCGAGGTGATCTTGCCGAGCATGCGGAAGTTGCTGATCGAGACCCAGCAGTTGCCGTCGGACTGGAAGGTCACGTCCACCGGCTTGCTCTGCAGGTTGAGCACGTTGCGGAGCTGGCTCACGCGGTCGGTCATGGCGAGGTAGGCGGGCTTGATCTCCATGGCCTCGTTGAACGAGCGGATGCCCGCCTGGAATTCGGCGCGCTGGGCGTGGGCCTCGGCGATGTCCACGAGCTTGTTGTATTGCATCAGCGTGCGGATCATCTTGCCCGTGCGGAAATAGCCGTCCTTGGCCTCGACGTGGTTGGCGTCGAGCTCGATGGTCTGGGCGTAGGCGCCGCGGGCCTGCTCCCATTCGTATTTGTTTTCGTAGGCGAGGGCCTTGCCGAGCGCGGTCTTCACGGCCTCGCGGTGCGCGGTTTCCTTGGTCTCCGCGAGGGCCTTCTTCACCTTCTCGTCCTTCGGATCCACCTTGAGCGCGCGTTCATAGGCGGCGATGGCCTTGTCCCACTGGGCCGCGTCGCGGTGCGTCGTGGCCTCGGCCAGCGCGCTGTTGAGCTCGGTCTCCTTCTTGAGGCGCTCGTTGCGGGCCTTGCCCTGCTGGGAAACGGCCGAGAAGGCGTCGAGCTCGAAGGCCTTGCCGTAGGATTCGGCGGCGAGCGCGTGTTCCTTCTTCTGCTCATAGGCCTCGCCTTGGAGGATCAGCGCGCGCACGCGGTCGGCGACCTCGGCGCGCTTCAGGCCCTGCAGGGCGATCTCGTTGGCCGGGTCCTTTTCCAGCGCGGCCTGGAAGGAGGCGAGCGCGCGGGGCTTGTCGCCGGCGGCCACGGCCTCGAGCGCCGTGCGCATGTTTTCGTCCACAAAATCCTTCAGCGCCTGCTCGGCCCGGTCGAGGGCGGCGAAGGCGTCGTCGAACTGCTTCTTGGCGGTGGCGAAGCTGCCGTTGAGGTAGAACTCGCGGCCGGCGCCGGCGGAGGCGAACGCCGTCTCGAATTCCAGCGCGGCCAGCGGGCGGGCGCGGTCGAGCTCGCGCATGCGGGCCAGCACCTCGTCGTAGGCTTTCTGCGTGCTCTGCTTCAGCTTCACGTTCTCGCTGAAGGCGTCGATCTCGCGGCCCAGGGTGGTGAAGTGCGCGTAGGCCGCGCGGTAGTTGCGACCCTCCAGCAGGAGCTCGCCGTCGAGGAAGGATTTTTCGATGAGGATGAGCTGGTTCAGCTGGCTCTGGTGGTCCTGCGGGAGGCGGCGGATCTCGGCGAGGGCCTTGGCCACGTTTTCGCGGGCGAGGCTCGCCTTGGATTCGCTGACGAAGACCTGGCCCGGGTCGGTCTCATCCACCGTCTGGACGGCGGCGGTCGGGCGGAGGAACTGGTCGCCGACGACGAGGCGGACGCCGCGGATGACCAGCCCCGCGAGAATGAGCAGCCCGAGCGTGCCGCCGAGGGTCCATCCCACGATGCGGAGCAGGGTCCAGGGTTTGGCGCCGTTGGCTCGTCCGTGATCCGGGTCCCAATGAATTACCCGACGTTTCCGGTTGGTGGAGGCATCCGATGAATCACTCATACACAGGGGGGAGGCG
This DNA window, taken from Oleiharenicola lentus, encodes the following:
- a CDS encoding tetratricopeptide repeat protein, which translates into the protein MSDSSDASTNRKRRVIHWDPDHGRANGAKPWTLLRIVGWTLGGTLGLLILAGLVIRGVRLVVGDQFLRPTAAVQTVDETDPGQVFVSESKASLARENVAKALAEIRRLPQDHQSQLNQLILIEKSFLDGELLLEGRNYRAAYAHFTTLGREIDAFSENVKLKQSTQKAYDEVLARMRELDRARPLAALEFETAFASAGAGREFYLNGSFATAKKQFDDAFAALDRAEQALKDFVDENMRTALEAVAAGDKPRALASFQAALEKDPANEIALQGLKRAEVADRVRALILQGEAYEQKKEHALAAESYGKAFELDAFSAVSQQGKARNERLKKETELNSALAEATTHRDAAQWDKAIAAYERALKVDPKDEKVKKALAETKETAHREAVKTALGKALAYENKYEWEQARGAYAQTIELDANHVEAKDGYFRTGKMIRTLMQYNKLVDIAEAHAQRAEFQAGIRSFNEAMEIKPAYLAMTDRVSQLRNVLNLQSKPVDVTFQSDGNCWVSISNFRMLGKITSQTVKMLPGNYEIVSRRKGYQDVLLVLQVRNGSTPPVVSVACTLRANR